A window from Limanda limanda chromosome 14, fLimLim1.1, whole genome shotgun sequence encodes these proteins:
- the stt3a gene encoding dolichyl-diphosphooligosaccharide--protein glycosyltransferase subunit STT3A: MTKMGFLRLSYEKQDTLLKLLILSMAAILSFSTRLFSVLRFESVIHEFDPYFNYRTTRFLTEEGFYKFHNWFDDRAWYPLGRIIGGTIYPGLMITSAVLYHVLHFFHITIDIRNVCVFLAPLFSSFTTVVTYHFTKELKDAGAGLLAAAMIAVVPGYISRSVAGSYDNEGIAIFCMLLTYYMWIKAVNTGSVYWSSVCALAYFYMVSSWGGYVFLINLIPLHVLVLMLTGRFSHRIYVAYCTVYCLGTILSMQISFVGFQPVQSSEHMAAFGVFGLCQIHAFVDFLRSKLNAQQFEVLFKSVISLVGFVLLSVGTVLMLTGKISPWTGRFYSLLDPSYAKNNIPIIASVSEHQPTTWSSYYFDLQLLVFMFPVGLYYCFNNLSDARIFIIMYGVTSMYFSAVMVRLMLVLAPVMCILSGIGVSQVLTTYMKNLDVSRPDKKSKKTQDATYPIKNEVASGMILVMAFFLITYTFHSTWVTSEAYSSPSIVLSARGGDGSRIIFDDFREAYYWLRHNTPEDAKVMSWWDYGYQITAMANRTILVDNNTWNNTHISRVGQAMASTEERAYEIMRELDVSYVLVIFGGLTGYSSDDINKFLWMVRIGGSTDTGKHIKEHDYYTPTGEFRVDREGSPVLLNCLMYKMCYYRFGQVYTEAKRPPGYDRVRNAEIGNKDFELDVLEEAYTTEHWLVRIYKVKDLDNRGLSRT, translated from the exons ATGACCAAGATGGGCTTCTTGCGTTTGTCCTACGAGAAACAGGACACGCTGCTGAAGCTGCTCATCCTGTCTATGGCTGCTATCCTCT cgTTCTCCACCaggctgttttctgttttgaggTTCGAAAGTGTCATCCATGAGTTTGATCC GTACTTCAACTACCGTACCACCCGCTTCCTGACAGAAGAAGGCTTTTACAAGTTTCACAATTGGTTTGATGACAGGGCATGGTATCCTCTGGGCAGGATCATCGGAGGCACCATCTATCCAG GACTCATGATCACTTCTGCCGTCCTGTACCATGTCCTTCATTTCTTCCACATCACCATTGACATCCGTAACGTCTGCGTCTTCCTGGCTCCCTTGTTCTCCTCTTTCACCACCGTCGTTACCTACCACTTCACCAAGGAGCTTAAG gatGCAGGTGCCGGGCTCCTGGCTGCTGCCATGATCGCAGTGGTGCCTGGGTATATCTCTCGGTCGGTTGCTGGCTCATATGATAATGAAG GAATTGCTATCTTCTGCATGCTGCTGACCTATTACATGTGGATCAAGGCTGTCAACACCGGGTCAGTGTATTGGTCGTCGGTGTGTGCACTGGCCTACTTCTACATG GTTTCCTCCTGGGGTGGCTACGTGTTCCTGATCAACCTTATCCCCCTCCACGTCCTGGTGCTGATGCTCACAGGCCGATTCTCTCACCGCATATATGTAGCCTACTGCACAGTCTACTGCCTGGGCACCATCCTCTCCATGCAGATCTCTTTTGTTGGATTCCAG CCGGTGCAGTCTTCAGAGCACATGGCGGCCTTCGGTGTGTTTGGGTTGTGCCAGATTCACGCCTTTGTGGACTTCCTGCGCAGTAAACTCAACGCCCAGCAATTTGAGGTGTTGTTCAAGAGCGTCATCTCCCTGGTGGGCTTCGTCCTGCTGTCTGTGGGCACTGTACTCATGCTAACAG GTAAGATCTCTCCATGGACTGGCCGTTTCTACTCCCTGCTGGACCCCTCCTATGCCAAGAACAACATCCCCATCATCGCGTCCGTCTCTGAGCATCAGCCCACAACCTGGTCCTCGTATTACTTTgacctccagctgctggtcTTCATGTTCCCAG TTGGTCTGTACTACTGTTTCAACAACCTGTCTGATGCCAGAATTTTCATCATCATGTATGGAGTGACCAGCATGTACTTCTCAGCTGTCATG GTGCGTCTGATGTTGGTGCTGGCCCCAGTTATGTGCATCCTGTCGGGCATTGGCGTGTCCCAGGTGCTAACCACTTACATGAAGAATCTGGATGTGAGCCGGCCAGACAAGAAGAGCAAGAAGACGCAGGATGCCACGTACCCCATCAAAAACGAG GTTGCCAGTGGAATGATTCTGGTCATGGCCTTCTTCCTCATCACATACACCTTCCACTCTACCTGGGTGACCAGCGAAGCCTACTCCTCTCCCTCAATTGTCTTGTCCGCCCGTGGAGGTGACGGCAGCCGTATCATCTTTGATGACTTCAGAGAGGCCTACTACTGGCTCCGCCACAACACCCCTGAG GATGCCAAAGTGATGTCATGGTGGGATTACGGCTATCAGATAACGGCAATGGCCAATCGAACGATTCTAGTGGACAACAACACATGGAACAACACTCACATCTCCAGAGTTGGACAG GCCATGGCATCTACAGAAGAGCGGGCCTATGAGATCATGAGGGAGCTGGATGTCAGTTACGTCCTGGTGATCTTTGGAGGACTGACAGGCTATTCCTCAGATG ACATCAACAAGTTTTTGTGGATGGTCCGAATTGGTGGAAGCACAGACACAGGCAAACACATCAAGGAGCACGACTACTACACTCCAACTGGAGAGTTCCGAGTGGACCGCGAGGGCTCGCCTGTCCTGCTCAACTGCCTAATGTACAAGATGTGCTACTACCGCTTTGGCCAGGTCTACACAGAAGCCA AGCGTCCACCTGGTTATGACAGAGTGAGGAACGCTGAAATCGGAAACAAAGACTTTGAGCTGGATGTGTTGGAGGAGGCCTACACGACAGAGCACTGGCTGGTCAGGATATACAAG GTGAAAGATCTGGACAACCGAGGTCTTTCAAGAACATAA
- the si:ch211-266i6.3 gene encoding cytoskeleton-associated protein 2, whose translation MDNVAVSSRNCANKGNKENAQPAHGSKSLIQKDKKPVAPFKVKSNEKEETSAKQGPLKPKPKPVDTRSTCGDALTKTKTAQKDGKPAAASDVARRQTLSRAFLTEQAVKHQKIVAEVPKRPAAAQSSKSALGMYKGKIVESKIGSIWKSTASLESADLKPLASKTERQSVQNVKKVRSQSVSDLPGPGTKKPAPTVSKSAFSRPAQVSRPAVSSRPPTGSYSARPSTRTVPATKSRNPTLTATKGSGPLNSKIQVNYKVNKPPAVSTLSQFRLPAETTEEKRAKLAEWRASKGKTFKRPAMTTAAPPKTNAPKPGTSLKSQSRAEPRPAAHKPDSAADCADTQEAALTARNQTPRILNTTLELLENSDDDLSVDPQDSVDDIVVNLCEVLEAMATPSRCSESEYSQVTEECHDVMEDVKMKDECEEEVKNEAGERDEQKVETDEELESDDDDVVETTPPMGDASVVKYSVKTTPYLQSVKRTIEGDVSSSRRKSNIKDLKFLTPVRRSTRINRQSSRLPSMLADHDPCVSSLAELVKLDDDPNAYIYRRNPALLEVLPDHPRL comes from the exons ATGGATAACGTCGCAGTTTCAAGTCGAAACTGCGCCAATAAA gGAAATAAGGAGAATGCTCAGCCTGCCCATGGGAGCAAATCCCTAATCCAGAAGGATAAAAAGCCTGTGGCTCCATTTAAGGTGAAAAGCAACGAAAAAGAGGAGACCTCAGCGAAACAGGGTCCTCTTAAACCCAAGCCCAAACCGGTGGACACAAGGTCCACATGTGGCGATGCTctaacaaagacaaagactgCACAGAAAGATGGGAAACCAGCGGCTGCTTCTGATGTTGCACGAAGACAAACACTCAGCCGGGCCTTCCTCACAGAGCAGGCTGTGAAACACCAAAAGATCGTTGCAGAAGTTCCAAAGCGGCCAGCTGCAGCGCAGTCTTCCAAATCGGCTCTTGGCATGTACAAAGGAAAGATTGTCGAGTCAAAGATAGGATCCATTTGGAAGTCAACTGCTAGTCTGGAGAGTGCAGACCTCAAACCGTTGGCGTCAAAAACCGAGAGACAAAGTGTTCAGAATGTGAAAAAAGTTAGGTCACAATCTGTGTCTGACCTTCCTGGACCTGGCACAAAAAAACCTGCACCAACCGTGTCCAAGTCAGCATTCAGTAGACCTGCTCAGGTATCCAGGCCTGCTGTCAGCAGCCGCCCTCCTACAGGGTCCTACTCTGCTCGCCCTTCTACCAGAACTGTCCCAGCAACAAAATCCAGAAACCCTACTCTGACCGCCACCAAGGGAAGTGGGCCACTGAACTCCAAGATTCAAGTGAACTACAAGGTCAACAAGCCTCCTGCCGTAAGCACCCTCAGTCAGTTCAGATTACCCGCAGAGACTACTGAGGAAAAAAG AGCAAAACTGGCTGAGTGGCGGGCTTCCAAGGGCAAGACGTTCAAGAGACCGGCTATGACAACAGCAGCACCTCCAAAAACCAACGCCCCCAAACCTGGAACCAGTCTGAAATCCCAGTCTCGTGCTGAGCCTCGGCCTGCTGCACACAAACCAGACTCCGCTGCTGActgtgcagacacacaggaagcagcGTTAACGGCACGCAACCAAACTCCAAGGATCCTCAACACCACACTGGAGCTGCTGGAAAACTCTGATGATGATCTGTCTGTTGACCCACAGGACAGTGTGGATGAT AttgttgtgaacctgtgtgAGGTTTTGGAGGCAATGGCGACTCCCTCCAGATGCAGTGAAA GTGAATACTCACAGGTGACAGAAGAGTGTCATGATGTGATGGAGGACGTCAAAATGAAGGATGAATGTGAAGAAGAGGTGAAGAAtgaagcaggagaaagagatgaaCAAAAAGTTGAGACAGATGAGGAATTagaaagtgatgatgatgatgtggtgGAGACCACACCACCGATGGGAGATGCTTCAGTAGTAAAATACAGTGTGAAGACAACTCCATACCTGCAAAG TGTCAAGAGGACAATCGAAGGAGATGTCAGTTCAtccaggaggaagagcaacatCAAAGATCTGAAGTTTCTGACACCGGTTCGTCGCTCCACGCGCATCAATCGGCAATCCTCCCGCCTGCCATCGATGCTGGCGGACCATGACCCCTGTGTGTCTTCGCTGGCGGAGCTGGTGAAGCTGGATGATGATCCCAATGCCTACATTTACAGGAGAAACCCGGCTCTCCTAGAAGTTCTGCCAGACCACCCCAGACTGTGA